The genomic interval ACCATCACACCCCAACAGGTTCCTTGAGATTTGCCGTCAGCAGGTTCAGTAACTTGTCTAACACCAACGATTTAAGCAGATAGCCATCTGCACCTAAATTGAGGGCATAGGTGAGGTTGCTGGACTTGCTGACCAGCAGGATCAGAATGAAATTTCTTCCTTGATTCTGCGTTTCATGTAAGCTTCTGAGCAGTGCAAGCTCTCGCATGGTAAGCGTAGCTGCGTCCCAAATGACGACATCAAAGGGTTGCTCCTGTGCTAACTGAAAACCAACCTCATTGTCTTCGGTTTTTACCACATCAAAGTTTTCCAGGGTTAGCCAGTTGACTAACGCCGATCGCAATTCTCCGTCACATTCAATCACTAACACTCTTTTCATTCCTTCCTCTTTTGAACAGCGCAACATCAGGAGACTCCAACTCCTTCCTGGGGGAGGGTGTACCAAAATTGCATTAATACCCAAAGGGAGAAACGGTTCGATGCATTTGCTCTAAGTTCACTGGTGTAAAGGGAGAAGACTGTTGCTGCAATTGCTCAAGTTGGCTTTCTGTGAGGGTTTGCATGATTTGTTGGCGCGAGGAATTGAAGATCTCCTCTAGTTTCTTCCGTTGCTCCCCAGAAAGACTCAGGCTTGCGAAAACATCCTCATTTTTCACCTGATCTTGTTCCAGGGTTTTGATCAAATTTCCCAGTTGTGCGGGGGTCAGTAGTGCCAGAATTTGAGACCGAATTTGCTCCTCGATCGCCTTAATTTGGTTGGTTTGCTCTGTGGTTAGTTCAATTCCTGGAAAACCAGGCAGAGATTTGCTGGTTTGTTGTTCTGTTGGACAGGTGACTGGTGCTGCGTTGAGAGCATGGGCGTCTATTTCTCCTGGAAAGATGACTAAGCTACTGGCAGCGATCGCAACCAGCTGCGATCGTATCGACTTAAGTGGCATAAAATTGCTCCTGGCAATTCCTACTCGTGAATACTTGAGGGATGTATTTTGAGGAGCTTCAAGCCCCTCAAAATACAGAACTTGATGGAGTCAGCAAGTATGCTCAGGTTCTTGAATCATCTTAGGAATTCACTTCAGCAGGCACATGAAGCAAAAGGCTCGGCTCAACTAAACCCAAAGTACTGACTTCCGTATGACTAAAGTCCTATGGAAGTTGTCTTTCTGAAAAATAGTAGGACTTACGCAGAAACCGGGTTTCTGAACGAAAATCCGTCATTTAACCGTTTAGATTCTGTCTAGAAACCCGGTTTCTTTCAAACTGTGCGTAAGTCCTAAATAGAATTCGGGAACCAGAAGCCAGAATGAACGTATTCACCCGACAACCTTTGTTCAGACCGATTTAGCCGTGATATCGAATTGCGTAGCGTGCGTTACGGCGTTGCCTAACGCACGGTTTGCCATAATTTCGGTGCGTTACGCTGCCGCTAACAGCACCCTACGAGCACGGGTTGCCTTAGTTTCGGTGCATTGTGCTGCTGATAACAGGCAAACTTCACGTTGGTATCTACCTGGTTCAAGCGGTAATCTGCGTTCAGATAGAGGGTTTATCTCGTTCAGATAGTTATCTTTTTTGGGTAGGAGAAAACATTTAATGTAATTTCAATCAAAGGATCTGTCATGTCTCACTTTAGTACCCTGCGTAGCAAACTATCCAATGCCGAAATTTTGAAAGCCTCTTTGCAGGACTTAGGATTTACTGTACGAACCAATGCTGAAGTGCGGGGGTACGGCTGCCAACAGGTACACGCCGACATCGTTGC from Kovacikia minuta CCNUW1 carries:
- a CDS encoding response regulator, whose product is MKRVLVIECDGELRSALVNWLTLENFDVVKTEDNEVGFQLAQEQPFDVVIWDAATLTMRELALLRSLHETQNQGRNFILILLVSKSSNLTYALNLGADGYLLKSLVLDKLLNLLTANLKEPVGV